From one uncultured Paludibacter sp. genomic stretch:
- a CDS encoding PnuC1 protein, translating into MNYPELIAVXFGXLXVWYARKENILVFPFGIISVAIXIYIFFVKRLYANAGINIIYLLTNXYGWYNWSRPKENXXKLKITKXNPTQNLWIVLGVAIVYIGVLLLLRWSNKTDFQYVHSYLPWIXAANSTVFFFATILMTVKKLENWVFWIIGNVISIPIFLSQGLFFTGFQYAVFLVLAISGYMEWKKKLKANNE; encoded by the coding sequence ATGAATTATCCTGAACTNATCGCCGTANTTTTTGGNNTTTTAAGNGTTTGGTACGCTCGTAAAGAAAATATATTGGTTTTTCCTTTTGGAATTATCAGCGTNGCTATTTTNATTTATATTTTCTTTGTAAAAAGATTATACGCCAATGCCGGAATTAATATAATTTATTTACTNACAAATNTTTACGGTTGGTATAATTGGTCAAGACCAAAAGAAAACAANGANAAATTGAAAATTACCAAANATAATCCGACACAAAATTTGTGGATAGTATTGGGAGTTGCAATTGTGTATATCGGTGTTTTACTGTTGTTGCGTTGGTCAAATAAAACCGATTTTCAATACGTTCATTCTTATTTACCNTGGATTGANGCGGCTAATTCCACCGTTTTCTTTTTTGCCACCATTTTAATGACGGTAAAAAAACTTGAAAATTGGGTGTTTTGGATTATTGGAAATGTGATTTCTATCCCGATTTTTTTGTCGCAGGGATTGTTTTTTACCGGTTTTCAATATGCGGTATTTTTAGTGTTGGCTATTTCAGGATATATGGAATGGAAAAAGAAATTGAAAGCAAATAATGAGTGA
- a CDS encoding Carbohydrate kinase, YjeF related protein — protein sequence MKXFXTSQIREXDKYTIENEXIASISLMERAAXXILXXFKXDWSLSXDVVILCGPGNNGGDGLALGRMLLQIGYDVQVVLLRTXKLSADXEQNKARLIXHFPDXFTEQSKKFEPIEXSAKTIIVDALFGSGLARPLEGIFADAVNWXNSLQNSVVSIDIPSGLDGEKXAGXXXIXVKANVTYTLQFPKLAFFFAENEPFVGKWKIIDIKLHPKAIEKELTPWHYTEKFDDIVSKLKLRSRFAHKGAFGHVCLMAGSKGMAGAAVLSASGASRAGAGLVTVFGTEENRVILQTSVPETIYKTDLNDFEKYSVYAFGPGIGATKESEQILRELLKKIVLQDNKKASSGDLGIVLDADALNIVSENPELWNVIPKNTIITPHPKEFERLFGKCENSSERLLKAQEKSQELGIIIVLKGAYTAIFSSDGNIYFNSTGNPGMATGGMGDVLTGIIAALLAQHYSPLESAILGVFLHGLAADIALENQSEESLLARDVIEKIGKAFKTLHQK from the coding sequence ATGAAATTNTTTAANACATCCCAAATTCGNGAANTNGATAAATATACNATTGAAAATGAANCGATTGCGTCTATTTCTTTGATGGAACGTGCTGCCGANNGNATTCTTNAGCANTTCAAAANAGATTGGAGTTTAAGTCANGATGTGGTGATTTTGTGTGGTCCCGGAAATAACGGTGGAGATGGTTTAGCATTGGGAAGAATGCTGTTGCAAATTGGTTATGATGTTCAGGTAGTTTTATTGCGTACGNGAAAGTTATCTGCAGACTGNGAACAAAATAAAGCACGATTAATAGANCATTTTCCTGATTNTTTCACAGAACAAAGCAAAAAATTTGAACCGATTGAANTNTCCGCAAAAACAATTATTGTAGACGCGCTTTTCGGNTCGGGNTTAGCNCGNCCGCTTGAAGGAATTTTTGCCGATGCGGTTAATTGGATNAATTCTTTGCAAAATTCGGTNGTNTCGATAGATATTCCTTCCGGTTTAGACGGTGAAAAATGNGCCGGANACNATGANATTANTGTAAAAGCAAATGTAACTTATACGCTTCAATTTCCAAAATTGGCTTTTTTCTTTGCGGAAAATGAGCCGTTTGTTGGGAAATGGAAAATAATTGATATTAAACTTCATCCAAAAGCCATTGAAAAAGAACTTACACCATGGCATTACACAGAAAAATTTGATGATATTGTTTCCAAATTGAAACTCCGTTCCAGATTCGCTCACAAAGGCGCTTTCGGACACGTTTGTTTGATGGCGGGAAGCAAAGGAATGGCAGGTGCGGCGGTACTTTCAGCGTCGGGAGCTTCGCGTGCAGGTGCGGGATTGGTAACGGTTTTTGGAACGGAAGAAAACCGTGTAATTCTTCAAACTTCTGTTCCTGAAACAATATATAAAACAGATTTGAATGATTTTGAAAAATATTCAGTTTACGCTTTCGGACCGGGAATTGGAGCAACAAAGGAATCGGAACAGATACTCAGGGAATTATTGAAAAAAATCGTTTTACAAGATAACAAAAAGGCTTCTTCAGGAGATTTAGGAATTGTTCTTGATGCCGATGCTTTAAATATTGTCTCAGAAAATCCCGAACTTTGGAACGTCATTCCCAAAAACACAATTATTACACCTCATCCAAAAGAGTTTGAGCGCCTTTTCGGGAAATGTGAAAACTCTTCGGAACGTTTGCTGAAAGCGCAAGAAAAATCGCAAGAATTAGGAATTATTATTGTGCTGAAGGGAGCATATACGGCAATTTTTTCTTCAGATGGTAATATTTATTTCAATTCCACCGGAAATCCCGGAATGGCAACGGGTGGTATGGGCGATGTACTAACGGGAATAATTGCCGCTTTACTCGCGCAACACTATTCTCCTTTAGAAAGTGCAATTTTGGGAGTTTTTTTGCATGGTTTAGCTGCCGATATTGCTCTCGAAAATCAATCGGAAGAAAGTTTATTGGCGCGTGATGTGATTGAAAAAATAGGAAAAGCGTTTAAAACTCTTCATCAAAAATAA
- a CDS encoding conserved hypothetical protein (Evidence 4 : Unknown function but conserved in other organisms), which produces MSDFSEIKILLDNAVKRYNHTDFIQTDPIQIPHKFTKKEDIEIAGFLTATIAWGQRKSIIKNAMRLMELMDYSPYDFLMDGEFLTEKENEIRCFIHRTFNGEDCSFFLKSLQNIYTNHGGLEKVFTDGFQKENTIFGALKHFREAFLDIPHEKRSEKHLSDVLSNSSAKRLNMFLRWMVRHDEKGVDFGLWKNIPMSALMLPLDVHTGNVSRNLGLXRRKPNDWKAVEEITEILRTFDVEDPIKYDFALFGLGAFI; this is translated from the coding sequence ATGAGTGATTTTAGCGAAATAAAAATATTATTGGATAATGCTGTAAAGCGTTACAATCATACTGATTTTATTCAAACGGACCCTATTCAAATTCCACATAAGTTTACAAAAAAAGAAGATATAGAAATTGCCGGATTTCTTACGGCAACCATAGCTTGGGGGCAACGGAAAAGCATTATAAAAAATGCAATGAGATTAATGGAACTGATGGATTATTCACCATACGATTTTTTAATGGACGGTGAATTTTTGACTGAAAAAGAAAATGAAATACGCTGTTTTATTCACCGGACTTTTAATGGCGAAGATTGTTCGTTTTTTCTAAAATCGTTACAAAATATATACACAAATCATGGCGGTTTGGAAAAGGTTTTTACCGATGGTTTTCAAAAAGAAAACACAATTTTTGGCGCATTAAAACATTTCAGAGAGGCATTTTTGGATATTCCACACGAAAAACGCAGCGAAAAACATCTTTCGGATGTGCTTTCCAATTCATCTGCCAAAAGATTGAATATGTTTTTACGCTGGATGGTAAGGCATGATGAGAAAGGCGTTGATTTTGGTTTATGGAAAAATATTCCGATGTCCGCATTAATGCTTCCATTGGATGTACATACAGGAAACGTAAGCCGGAATTTAGGTTTATTNCGGAGAAAACCAAATGATTGGAAAGCTGTGGAAGAAATTACCGAAATTCTTCGTACTTTTGATGTCGAAGATCCTATAAAGTATGATTTTGCATTGTTTGGATTGGGAGCTTTTATTTGA
- a CDS encoding conserved hypothetical protein (Evidence 4 : Unknown function but conserved in other organisms): MKMKAIDKDNAEHYQWGNNCEGWHLLKSDNLSVIQEVMSPKTSEVLHYHNISQQFFFILKGIATFEVEGEILKIKEMNGLHIKPKLRHKIINNSNENLEFLVVSEPKSHGDRINLE, from the coding sequence ATGAAAATGAAAGCAATTGATAAAGATAACGCTGAGCATTACCAATGGGGAAATAATTGCGAGGGTTGGCATTTGTTAAAGTCCGATAATTTAAGTGTCATTCAAGAAGTTATGTCTCCAAAAACATCAGAAGTATTACATTATCACAATATATCACAGCAATTTTTCTTTATTCTGAAAGGGATTGCAACTTTTGAGGTTGAAGGTGAAATTCTAAAAATCAAGGAGATGAATGGATTGCATATTAAGCCAAAATTACGACATAAAATTATAAATAATTCAAATGAAAATCTGGAGTTTTTGGTAGTTTCGGAACCAAAATCGCACGGAGACAGAATAAATTTAGAGTAA
- a CDS encoding Pyruvate phosphate dikinase PEP/pyruvate-binding protein, producing the protein MRHRIYNVLLYASKYDAFMLEEDGRVDEQIFNEYVSLNLRYPPRFTLVDNEEDANKALGERSYELIISMPSGDSVNPFEWAKKVKIIHPDIPIVILTPFSKMVSTRIANEDLSAIDYVFSWLGDSDILLAIIKLVEDKMNVEKDVTSVGVQVIMLVEDSIRFYSSILPHIYKXVXIQSRSFMTEALXEHEQMLRMRGRPKILLARNYEEAISTYEKYKNNMLGVITDVSFMXXGVKXXQAGINLXKEIRLQDKYIPLIVQSTDENNRIKADEVKAAFIHKLSKTQLXEMRETITNNFGXGDFVFINPXTGEEEMRIKXLKGXQDVIFTISXDSLYYHISXNNISRWLYSRAMFPXAEXLKNXHVGTKENTDMXRVRXIIFDAIVSXXKVKNKGVVAVFXRDRFDQXSNFARIGEGSMGGKGRGLAFVDAMIXGNXSFXXFEXTQIVIPRTVVICTDXFTXFMEXNNLYSXALSDAXDXVIXXXFLKAKLPRRLXADLAAFLXVVNSPXAXRSSSLLXDSHYQPFAGXYSTXMVPFDEXSKTXXLLMIKEAIKAVYASVYYKXSKXYMXATKNVXDEEXMAIVLQEXCGNXXGXRYYPSFSGVVRSLNFYPLGXEKTEXGIXNVAMGLGKYIMDGGITLRFSPYHPKXILQTSTLXXXLKETQTXXXALDLTQXWFVPQLDDGFNLLKIXVQXALKXGTLKYXASTYSLENETIXNTVEEKGRKIITFAXILXHNVFPXAEILQEVMRVSQXXMGXPXEXEFAVKLDYSXXPTHTFYXLQIRPXVDXKEXXNEDIGXXXEXXTIISXNXAXGHGIXNDXXDXVXXKPEXFXAAKSXXIMXEIEKINXQMXNXPYXXIGPGRWGSXXXWXGIPVKWTHIXXARXIVESGLSNYRIDPSQGTHFFQNLTSMGVAYFTINPFRNDGTYDIDFLNAQPAVFESDYIRHVHFEKPVITKVDGRKXKGVIMKPDF; encoded by the coding sequence ATGCGTCATCGTATTTATAACGTGTTGCTTTATGCCAGCAAATACGATGCGTTTATGTTGGAAGAAGACGGGAGGGTTGACGAACAGATTTTTAATGAATACGTTTCGTTAAATTTGCGTTATCCGCCTCGTTTTACATTGGTTGACAATGAAGAAGACGCAAATAAAGCATTAGGAGAACGAAGTTACGAATTAATTATTTCTATGCCCAGCGGTGATAGTGTAAATCCGTTTGAATGGGCTAAAAAAGTGAAGATAATTCATCCCGATATTCCCATTGTTATTCTTACACCGTTCTCAAAAATGGTTTCCACACGCATTGCCAACGAAGATTTAAGCGCTATTGATTATGTTTTCAGCTGGCTGGGTGATTCCGATATTTTACTCGCCATTATTAAACTGGTGGAAGATAAAATGAATGTTGAAAAAGACGTAACTTCGGTTGGCGTACAAGTAATCATGCTGGTGGAAGATTCCATACGGTTTTATTCNTCCATTTTACCNCATATTTATAAGTANGTTTTNATACAATCACGNTCNTTTATGACCGAAGCNTTGAANGAACACGAACAAATGCTTCGGATGCGAGGACGCCCTAAAATATTACTGGCAAGAAATTACGAGGAAGCCATATCTACCTATGAAAAATACAAAAATAATATGCTGGGAGTNATTACNGATGTTAGTTTTATGCANNATGGAGTAAAANACANACAAGCNGGNATTAATTTGTGNAAAGAAATTCGTTTGCAAGATAAATATATTCCTCTTATTGTGCAATCTACCGATGAAAACAATAGAATAAAAGCGGATGAAGTAAAAGCCGCCTTTATTCATAAATTGTCAAAAACACAACTNNTNGAAATGAGGGAAACCATTACGAATAATTTTGGNTTNGGTGATTTTGTNTTTATTAATCCNNNCACGGGCGAAGAAGAAATGCGNATAAAAAANCTGAAAGGATTNCAAGATGTNATCTTTACTATTAGCGANGATTCATTGTATTACCATATTTCACNAAATAATATTTCCCGNTGGCTTTATTCCCGCGCNATGTTTCCTTTNGCNGAATTNTTAAAAAACATNCATGTNGGCACAAAAGAAAATACCGATATGNAGCGNGTGAGAGANATTATTTTTGATGCGATTGTNAGTTANNGAAAAGTAAAAAATAAAGGAGTNGTAGCTGTTTTTCANCGAGACAGATTTGACCAATANTCNAATTTTGCACGNATAGGCGAAGGNTCTATGGGAGGAAAAGGTCGCGGATTAGCTTTTGTNGATGCNATGATTAANGGNAATNATTCNTTTGANANATTTGAAAANACACAAATTGTAATTCCGCGNACGGTGGTAATTTGTACCGATATNTTTACGGANTTTATGGAACANAATAATTTGTATTCCATNGCNCTTTCCGATGCCNANGATGANGTTATTTTNCANCANTTTCTTAAAGCCAAACTTCCNCGNCGTTTAATNGCCGATTTGGCTGCNTTTTTGNGNGTAGTAAATTCACCCATNGCANTTCGTTCNTCNAGTTTATTGGANGATTCTCATTATCAGCCNTTTGCNGGNATNTATTCNACNTANATGGTNCCTTTTGACGAANAAAGTAAAACCAANNTGCTNCTTATGATTAAAGAAGCNATAAAAGCNGTNTATGCNTCNGTATATTATAAAGNNAGCAAATNNTATATGANAGCNACAAAAAATGTNATNGATGAAGAAAANATGGCNATTGTNTTACAAGAAATNTGTGGNAATNCNNATGGTANGAGATATTATCCNTCTTTTTCNGGTGTGGTTCGCTCTTTGAACTTTTATCCTCTNGGCNCNGAAAAAACAGAAGANGGNATTNCNAATGTGGCNATGGGACTTGGAAAATATATTATGGACGGNGGAATTACACTNCGATTTTCNCCTTATCATCCTAAAAANATATTGCAAACNAGTACATTAGNANTNNCTCTNAAAGAAACACAAACTTANTTNAANGCNCTCGATTTAACACAAAANTGGTTTGTTCCNCAATTGGACGATGGNTTTAATTTGCTGAAAATAANTGTTCAGGANGCNTTAAAAGANGGAACATTGAAATACATNGCTTCNACNTATAGTTTGGAAAACGAAACAATTTANAATACAGTNGAAGAAAAAGGNAGAAAAATAATCACTTTTGCTAANATATTGNAACACAATGTTTTTCCATTNGCNGAAATTCTNCAAGAAGTAATGCGNGTNTCGCAANNCGANATGGGANGACCGATNGAAATNGAATTTGCNGTAAAATTGGATTATTCNNCNAANCCNACNCATACNTTTTATNTGCTTCAAATTCGNCCTATNGTNGATANTAAAGAANTAATNAATGAAGATATCGGTNCNNTTNCNGAAANAGANACNATAATAAGTTGNAATANNGCNTTNGGACATGGAATTTGNAATGATATNTANGATNTTGTATANNTNAAGCCNGAANCNTTTAANGCAGCAAAAAGTNTNTTNATTATGNCNGAAATAGAAAAAATAAACNCACAGATGCANAATAANCCNTATATNTTNATAGGTCCNGGACGTTGGGGCTCAAGNGANCNTTGGTTNGGAATACCCGTAAAATGGACNCATATTTGNAANGCTCGNATNATTGTGGAAAGCGGACTTTCAAATTACAGGATCGATCCAAGCCAAGGAACGCATTTTTTTCAAAATCTTACTTCGATGGGCGTTGCGTATTTTACAATTAATCCATTTAGAAACGATGGAACTTATGATATCGATTTCTTAAACGCGCAACCTGCGGTTTTTGAATCAGATTACATTCGCCACGTGCATTTTGAAAAACCGGTTATAACCAAAGTGGACGGAAGAAAAANCAAGGGTGTGATTATGAAACCTGATTTTTAG
- the gdhA gene encoding glutamate dehydrogenase, NADP-specific (Evidence 2a : Function from experimental evidences in other organisms; PubMedId : 6308576, 6373501, 9298646; Product type e : enzyme) has protein sequence MNLEKLMQQLEAKHPGEQEYLQAVREVLTTIEDVYNQHPEFEKAKIAERLVEPDRIFTFKVPWVDDKGDVQVNLGYRVQFNNAIGPYKGGLRFHSSVNLSILKFLGFEQIFKNSLTTLPMGGAKGGSDFNPRGKSDAEVMRFCQAFMLELWRHIGADTDVPAGDIGVGGREIGYLYGMYRKLAQENTGVLTGKSLEFGGSLIRPEATGFGGLYFVKQMLETAGHDIKGKTIALSGFGNVAWGAAIKATEMGAKVVTISGPDGYIYDENGISGEKIDYLLELRATCNDVVEPYAEKFGAKFFAGKRPWEVKVDIALPCATQNELNEEDANILIANNVLCVAEISNMGCTPEAIEAFLKHKVMYGPGKAVNAGGVATSGLEMTQNAMHISWIAEEVDERLKQIMGSIHEQCVKYGKEPSGYINYMKGANVAGFLKVAKAMLAQGVI, from the coding sequence ATGAATCTCGAAAAATTAATGCAGCAACTTGAAGCAAAACACCCCGGAGAACAAGAATATCTTCAAGCGGTGCGCGAAGTGCTGACGACCATCGAAGATGTTTATAATCAACATCCGGAATTTGAAAAAGCAAAAATTGCCGAACGCCTTGTGGAACCCGACCGTATTTTTACATTCAAAGTACCTTGGGTAGACGACAAAGGCGATGTTCAGGTAAATCTTGGCTATCGCGTGCAATTTAATAACGCTATTGGTCCTTACAAAGGAGGACTTCGTTTTCACTCATCGGTAAATTTATCTATACTGAAATTTTTAGGATTTGAACAAATATTCAAAAACTCACTTACAACGCTCCCAATGGGAGGTGCAAAAGGCGGTTCCGATTTCAACCCACGCGGAAAATCGGATGCGGAAGTAATGCGCTTTTGCCAGGCGTTTATGCTTGAACTCTGGCGTCACATAGGCGCAGACACTGATGTTCCTGCAGGCGATATTGGCGTAGGTGGACGTGAAATAGGTTATTTGTATGGAATGTATCGTAAACTGGCTCAAGAAAATACCGGTGTTCTTACCGGAAAAAGTTTAGAGTTTGGCGGTTCTTTGATTCGTCCGGAAGCAACCGGATTTGGCGGATTATATTTTGTAAAACAAATGCTTGAAACTGCCGGACACGATATAAAAGGAAAAACCATTGCTCTTTCCGGTTTTGGAAACGTTGCCTGGGGAGCAGCAATTAAAGCTACAGAAATGGGAGCTAAAGTAGTAACTATTTCCGGTCCTGACGGTTATATTTATGATGAAAACGGCATTTCCGGCGAAAAAATCGATTATTTGCTTGAACTTCGTGCAACTTGCAACGATGTTGTAGAACCTTATGCTGAAAAATTCGGAGCAAAATTCTTTGCAGGAAAACGTCCTTGGGAAGTAAAAGTGGATATTGCATTGCCTTGCGCTACCCAAAATGAACTGAACGAGGAAGACGCTAATATTCTGATTGCCAACAATGTACTTTGCGTAGCAGAAATTTCCAATATGGGTTGTACGCCCGAAGCAATTGAAGCATTCTTAAAACACAAAGTTATGTACGGACCGGGCAAAGCTGTAAATGCAGGAGGTGTGGCAACTTCAGGTTTAGAAATGACGCAAAACGCAATGCATATTTCCTGGATAGCAGAAGAAGTTGATGAACGATTGAAACAAATTATGGGTAGCATCCACGAACAATGCGTTAAATACGGAAAAGAACCCAGTGGATATATTAACTATATGAAAGGAGCAAATGTAGCCGGATTCCTTAAAGTTGCCAAAGCTATGCTGGCACAAGGTGTAATTTAA
- a CDS encoding Outer membrane efflux protein, which yields MKRIFLFTGVLTXFLTAFSQTITLDECQKLAKQNFPLAKQQNLIDETSKNTASALLTQYFPQIQINGQATYQSDVTKIELGNLPPALQSMTFPTPDKDQYKVYADVSQTIYDGGVISSQRKMVNANNLVEKEKVAVEIYKLKDRVNQTYFGILLMDEQMKQTDLLQNDLQTALDKVNVMVKNGVSLLSNKQNLEAEMLKVKQAKDEIIVQRQMLIKVLSLLTGKEMDENSIFKKPQLVSEIENITRPELSLISYQLDALKTQNQQLTALNVPKLNLFLQGGYGKPALNMFKNEFEPYYIAGVRLNWQLSRLYTLKKDRDNLKVQEKSLEIQKDLFNXNQEIAQTQQNSEIQKLQNKLKSDNDILILRTEIKKTSQIQLENGVITSSDFIRDANAENQARQTKALHEMQLLLAQYNLKWINNQQ from the coding sequence ATGAAAAGAATATTCTTATTTACCGGAGTTTTAACTTNCTTTTTAACTGCGTTTTCGCAGACAATTACGCTTGATGAATGTCAAAAATTGGCAAAGCAAAATTTTCCGCTTGCCAAACAGCAGAATTTAATCGACGAAACTTCAAAAAATACAGCTTCCGCTTTGTTAACGCAATATTTTCCGCAAATTCAGATAAACGGACAAGCAACATACCAGTCGGACGTTACAAAAATCGAATTGGGAAATCTTCCGCCGGCATTGCAATCAATGACTTTTCCTACGCCAGATAAAGATCAATACAAGGTTTACGCCGATGTTTCTCAAACCATTTACGATGGCGGTGTAATTTCTTCGCAACGCAAAATGGTAAACGCAAACAACTTGGTTGAAAAAGAGAAAGTTGCGGTGGAAATATACAAATTAAAAGACCGTGTAAATCAGACTTATTTCGGAATTTTACTGATGGATGAACAAATGAAACAAACCGATTTACTTCAAAATGATTTGCAAACCGCACTCGACAAAGTAAATGTAATGGTAAAAAACGGCGTTTCGTTATTAAGCAACAAACAAAATTTGGAAGCAGAAATGCTTAAAGTGAAACAAGCGAAAGATGAAATTATTGTACAGCGGCAAATGTTGATAAAAGTATTGAGCTTATTAACGGGAAAAGAAATGGACGAAAATTCGATTTTCAAAAAACCACAACTTGTTTCTGAAATTGAAAACATAACCCGTCCTGAATTAAGTTTAATTTCTTACCAGTTGGATGCTTTAAAAACTCAAAATCAACAGCTTACAGCATTAAATGTCCCCAAATTAAATCTATTTCTTCAAGGAGGATACGGAAAGCCGGCATTGAATATGTTCAAAAATGAGTTTGAACCGTATTACATAGCCGGCGTACGATTGAATTGGCAGTTATCACGTTTATACACTCTTAAAAAAGACCGCGATAATTTGAAAGTTCAGGAAAAATCATTGGAAATTCAAAAAGATTTATTCAATNTAAATCAGGAAATTGCTCAAACACAACAAAACAGTGAAATTCAAAAGTTACAAAACAAACTGAAATCGGATAATGATATTCTTATTTTGCGCACTGAAATCAAAAAAACAAGTCAGATACAACTCGAAAACGGAGTAATTACGAGTTCGGATTTTATTCGCGATGCCAATGCTGAAAATCAAGCGCGGCAAACAAAAGCGCTTCACGAAATGCAATTGTTGCTGGCGCAGTATAATTTGAAGTGGATAAATAATCAGCAGTAA
- the bcp gene encoding putative peroxiredoxin bcp (Evidence 3 : Putative function from multiple computational evidences) codes for MALKVGDKAPEVFGVNQDGKEIKLSDYKEKKIVLYFYPKDNTSGCTAEACSLRDEYEELRKDGYEVIGVSADSESSHQKFIQKNDLPFNLIADTDKKLSEHFGTWGEKSMYGKKYMGMFRTTYIINEQGIIEKVFSPKEINTKIHALQILNKAK; via the coding sequence ATGGCATTAAAAGTAGGCGATAAAGCTCCTGAGGTTTTCGGAGTAAACCAAGATGGTAAAGAAATAAAATTATCGGATTATAAAGAAAAAAAAATAGTTCTTTACTTCTATCCAAAAGATAACACATCGGGTTGCACGGCAGAAGCATGCAGTTTGCGCGATGAATATGAAGAATTGAGAAAAGACGGTTACGAAGTAATTGGTGTAAGCGCCGATTCTGAGTCTTCTCACCAAAAGTTTATTCAAAAAAACGATTTACCATTTAATTTAATTGCCGATACCGATAAAAAACTATCGGAGCATTTTGGAACGTGGGGTGAAAAATCAATGTATGGGAAAAAGTATATGGGAATGTTCCGGACTACTTATATTATTAATGAACAAGGAATTATTGAGAAAGTATTTTCTCCCAAAGAAATCAACACTAAAATCCACGCTTTACAAATTTTAAATAAAGCGAAATGA
- a CDS encoding Transcriptional regulator, TetR family, with amino-acid sequence MKKMDNTFLDQSTEEKIKQSAEKVFMEKGFFGARTRDIAKDAGINLALVNYYFRSKENLFKIIMEEKLGVFFGFVIEILENPEKTLPEKIKILVNKYTDMLISLPDLPMFILNEIKQNPKFFEERLRVKEPVNNGFATLLQANNFSSKEELMQVVLTLLGMTLFPFIAKDVVTNLLNFSPEDYYKMLNKRRELIPVWMEEILKIQQK; translated from the coding sequence ATGAAAAAAATGGATAATACTTTTTTGGATCAATCAACAGAAGAAAAAATAAAGCAGTCAGCTGAAAAAGTTTTTATGGAGAAAGGATTTTTTGGAGCGCGCACACGCGATATAGCCAAAGACGCGGGAATAAATTTGGCATTAGTAAACTACTATTTTAGAAGTAAGGAAAATCTTTTCAAAATTATAATGGAAGAAAAATTGGGTGTTTTTTTTGGTTTCGTAATTGAAATTTTGGAAAATCCTGAAAAAACATTGCCAGAAAAAATCAAAATTTTAGTAAATAAATATACTGATATGTTGATTTCGTTACCGGACTTACCTATGTTTATTTTGAATGAAATAAAACAAAACCCAAAATTTTTTGAAGAAAGATTACGGGTGAAAGAGCCTGTGAATAACGGTTTTGCAACTCTTTTGCAAGCAAATAACTTTTCTTCAAAAGAAGAATTGATGCAGGTGGTTTTAACCTTGTTGGGAATGACGCTTTTCCCCTTTATAGCTAAAGATGTTGTTACTAATTTATTGAATTTTTCACCCGAAGATTACTATAAAATGCTAAATAAAAGAAGGGAATTAATTCCTGTTTGGATGGAAGAAATACTAAAAATACAACAAAAATGA
- the yeaQ gene encoding conserved hypothetical protein; putative inner membrane protein (Evidence 4 : Unknown function but conserved in other organisms; Product type m : membrane component) gives MGILTWIILGLLAGAIAKAIHPGPDPGGWIITIIIGIIGAIVGGFIGSALGWGGVTAFDMKSLLLSIGGAIIVLWLYSMLKKR, from the coding sequence ATGGGAATTTTAACTTGGATTATTTTAGGCTTATTGGCAGGAGCTATTGCCAAAGCTATTCATCCCGGTCCTGATCCCGGAGGATGGATTATAACAATCATTATTGGTATTATTGGTGCGATTGTTGGTGGATTTATCGGATCCGCGTTAGGATGGGGCGGAGTTACTGCTTTTGATATGAAATCACTCCTATTATCCATAGGAGGTGCAATAATTGTTTTGTGGCTTTATTCAATGTTAAAGAAAAGGTAA